One genomic segment of Alkalimarinus alittae includes these proteins:
- the tig gene encoding trigger factor, translating into MQVSVETTSSIERRMTIGVPAEQVESEVQKRLQQTAKTVKINGFRPGKVPFSVVKKRYGQGVRQEVLGEVMRNAYVEALAKEEINPAGYPKFETKSVEDGKDLEFVAVFDIYPEFEPADMSGISITRETAEIKKTDIKNMIEVLRLQHATPKSVKRKAKKKDVLTIDFKGSVDGEEFEGGSAVDSKVTIGSGQMIPGFEDGLVGAKPGDELTLDVTFPEDYQNKELAGKAAQFAVTVKSTEEMVLPEMDQEFFSKYGIEDADEEKFTAEILKNMERELAQAVNNKVKQQIVDQLVDVNEFDVPGAMIDQEVDRMREDAVRQFGGGQMKAADLPAELFKDQAEKRVRTGLIFSAIVKSNDLSVDAEKVDEKIAQIASTYQDPEQVIEYYKGNQEQMAQVQSVVLEDQVVELVLGKAKVEDKKVSYEDAVKPAPQPGA; encoded by the coding sequence ATGCAAGTTTCCGTTGAAACGACGTCTTCAATCGAACGTCGCATGACTATCGGTGTTCCTGCGGAGCAGGTAGAAAGCGAAGTACAAAAACGTCTACAGCAGACGGCAAAGACTGTTAAAATTAATGGTTTTCGTCCAGGTAAAGTACCTTTTAGCGTCGTTAAAAAGCGCTACGGTCAGGGCGTTCGTCAAGAAGTTCTTGGCGAAGTGATGCGCAATGCTTATGTAGAGGCGTTGGCAAAAGAAGAAATTAACCCTGCTGGTTACCCTAAGTTTGAAACTAAATCAGTAGAAGATGGTAAAGATCTGGAGTTTGTAGCTGTTTTTGATATCTACCCAGAGTTTGAGCCAGCAGATATGTCAGGTATTTCTATTACGCGTGAAACTGCAGAAATTAAAAAAACTGACATCAAAAATATGATCGAAGTGTTGCGTCTACAGCATGCAACGCCAAAGTCGGTAAAGCGTAAAGCTAAGAAAAAAGATGTATTGACTATCGACTTTAAAGGGTCTGTTGATGGCGAAGAGTTTGAGGGCGGAAGCGCTGTAGACTCAAAAGTTACCATCGGTTCTGGTCAAATGATCCCAGGCTTTGAAGATGGGTTGGTTGGTGCTAAGCCAGGTGATGAGCTTACATTAGATGTAACCTTCCCAGAAGATTATCAAAATAAAGAATTAGCGGGTAAGGCTGCTCAGTTTGCAGTAACCGTTAAGTCAACTGAAGAAATGGTTCTGCCAGAAATGGATCAAGAATTTTTCTCTAAGTATGGCATTGAAGATGCTGACGAAGAGAAATTTACTGCTGAGATCTTAAAGAACATGGAGCGTGAGCTTGCTCAGGCTGTTAATAACAAGGTTAAGCAGCAAATTGTTGATCAATTAGTTGACGTTAACGAGTTTGATGTTCCTGGTGCTATGATCGATCAAGAAGTTGACCGCATGCGTGAAGATGCTGTACGTCAATTTGGTGGTGGTCAAATGAAGGCTGCTGATTTGCCAGCTGAGCTTTTCAAGGATCAAGCTGAAAAGCGTGTTAGAACAGGTCTTATCTTTTCTGCTATCGTTAAATCAAATGACCTTAGTGTTGATGCTGAGAAAGTTGATGAAAAGATTGCTCAGATCGCAAGCACTTATCAAGACCCTGAACAGGTTATTGAGTATTACAAGGGTAACCAAGAGCAGATGGCTCAGGTTCAATCTGTAGTATTAGA